A stretch of Oncorhynchus gorbuscha isolate QuinsamMale2020 ecotype Even-year unplaced genomic scaffold, OgorEven_v1.0 Un_scaffold_3100, whole genome shotgun sequence DNA encodes these proteins:
- the LOC124027320 gene encoding seizure protein 6 homolog produces MVSTVLAVTLSVTILHLTTGVSFVTPDHEATPTASPGPHPLGELIHAALLSKEYLGHASINTGTTTKPIQAVPQLGQTEPAATVMLPGVLTTALTSSPPASQSGAGKTVTSPTEEETTTTLITTTTITTVHMPVQCNASLSGMEGIVESPNLSPHPLTLLWSASTASQCIRVMEWKFR; encoded by the exons ATGGTGTCTACAGTTCTTGCTGTGACACTATCTGTCACCATCCTCCACCTAACAacag GTGTGAGCTTTGTGACACCTGACCATGAGGCTACTCCCACAGCAAGTCCTGGTCCCCATCCATTGGGTGAGCTGATCCATGCAGCCCTTCTGAGTAAGGAGTACCTGGGCCATGCCTCAATCAATACAG GCACAACAACCAAACCTATTCAGGCTGTACCACAGCTTGGGCAGACTGAGCCTGCAGCCACTGTAATGCTACCAGGGGTGCTAACCACAGCCCTGACTTCATCGCCCCCAGCCAGCCAATCAGGAGCAGGAAAAACTGTAACATcacccacagaggaggagacgacaaCCACTTTGATCACCACCACAACCATCACCACAGTGCATATGCCGG TGCAGTGCAATGCCAGTCTCTCTGGGATGGAGGGCATTGTGGAGTCTCCaaatctctctcctcatccccttacTCTCCTCTGGAGTGCATCTACAGCATCACAGTGTATCCGGGTTATGGAGTGGAAATTCAGGTAA